A stretch of the Borreliella spielmanii genome encodes the following:
- the plzA gene encoding c-di-GMP-binding receptor PlzA, with translation MLLSRKIRDYGAKYRGKEIKMSTEINSFLNLRNTIEMRIGDYSVLGVIYSISMDSFKLIFQEDTVLPALAKNKNLGSIQFKKNSDSKNGISFFPFLSVKLLSASAYSSQNKEYNLLTLEFLSPVPEEIAIKVGKLLDLKLGQNQRIHERIIVDKDSIRKLKIDSDKAFIKFNGSKHKCLIKDLSYGGALVISSFDYGDVKEDSIDLIFSFEFMGEEIFIEGKSKSLSVIQTPNGKVFALGIAFDEEKIPLEYTMLIHDYFN, from the coding sequence ATGCTTTTATCTAGAAAAATAAGAGATTATGGAGCTAAGTATAGGGGCAAAGAAATTAAAATGAGCACAGAGATAAATAGTTTTTTAAATCTTCGCAATACTATTGAGATGAGGATAGGCGATTATTCTGTGCTTGGTGTAATTTATTCTATTTCTATGGATTCTTTTAAGCTTATTTTTCAAGAAGATACTGTATTGCCTGCTTTGGCTAAAAATAAAAATTTAGGCTCTATTCAATTTAAGAAAAATTCAGACTCTAAGAATGGTATATCTTTTTTTCCCTTTTTGTCTGTTAAGCTGTTAAGTGCTTCTGCTTATTCTTCTCAAAATAAAGAATATAATTTATTAACATTGGAATTTTTATCTCCTGTGCCAGAAGAGATTGCTATTAAAGTTGGTAAGCTTCTTGATTTAAAACTTGGGCAAAATCAGAGAATTCATGAGAGGATTATTGTTGATAAAGATTCTATTAGGAAACTAAAAATCGATTCAGATAAAGCTTTTATCAAGTTTAATGGTTCAAAACATAAATGCTTAATAAAAGATTTATCTTACGGAGGCGCTTTAGTAATTTCTTCTTTTGATTATGGGGATGTCAAAGAAGATTCAATTGATTTGATTTTCAGTTTTGAATTTATGGGTGAAGAGATTTTTATTGAGGGAAAGTCAAAAAGTTTAAGCGTTATTCAGACGCCTAATGGAAAGGTTTTTGCGCTTGGCATTGCTTTTGATGAGGAAAAAATACCACTTGAGTATACTATGTTAATCCATGATTATTTTAATTAA
- a CDS encoding L-threonylcarbamoyladenylate synthase codes for MISTEIISSNQIQKAAKLIKMGELVIFPTETVYGIGANAYNEDAVKMIFLVKKRPIENPLIVHVDTVKKIKELSEYIPKSALMLIKKFSPGPLTYVLKKSIKISRFISGNLDTVAIRIPANKIALNLIKASKVPIAAPSANISKRPSSTSFEMALKELNGLVRGIIKTENKDFNIGIESTVIGFDLKDNVLILRPGAITKKMLEKELKGKYTVNYAETKIELEKSPGNIIEHYKPKIPVYLFKSQDNIRRYLNKDTKILITKPTLKSYLFNFLWDKKNIKVFNTLEEYAQNLYKELVNSESSYKQILSEFVKDEGLGYSINNRIKKASSNRFI; via the coding sequence ATGATATCAACAGAAATAATTAGCAGTAATCAAATACAAAAAGCAGCAAAGCTTATCAAAATGGGAGAGCTTGTTATATTCCCAACAGAAACGGTTTATGGAATTGGCGCAAATGCTTACAATGAAGACGCTGTAAAAATGATTTTTTTAGTAAAAAAAAGACCCATTGAAAATCCTTTAATAGTACATGTTGACACAGTAAAAAAAATAAAAGAATTATCGGAATATATTCCCAAAAGTGCTCTAATGCTAATCAAAAAGTTTAGCCCAGGCCCTTTAACTTATGTTCTTAAAAAATCAATAAAAATATCCAGATTTATAAGTGGTAATCTAGACACTGTAGCAATAAGAATTCCTGCAAATAAAATAGCTTTAAACTTAATCAAAGCATCTAAAGTCCCAATAGCAGCACCATCTGCAAATATATCAAAAAGGCCAAGCTCAACAAGCTTCGAAATGGCCTTAAAAGAATTAAATGGACTTGTAAGGGGAATAATAAAAACAGAAAACAAAGACTTTAATATTGGAATCGAATCAACTGTGATTGGATTTGACCTAAAAGATAACGTATTAATATTAAGACCGGGCGCAATCACAAAAAAAATGCTAGAAAAAGAGCTTAAAGGAAAATATACAGTAAATTACGCAGAAACAAAAATAGAGCTTGAAAAATCACCTGGGAATATAATAGAGCATTACAAACCAAAAATTCCTGTCTATTTATTTAAAAGTCAAGACAATATAAGAAGGTATTTAAACAAAGACACAAAAATACTTATTACAAAACCCACTCTAAAATCCTATTTATTTAATTTTTTGTGGGATAAAAAAAATATTAAAGTATTTAATACTCTTGAAGAATATGCACAAAATCTTTACAAAGAGCTAGTCAATTCTGAGAGCAGCTACAAACAAATTCTTAGTGAATTCGTAAAAGATGAAGGACTTGGATACTCAATAAACAATAGAATTAAAAAAGCCAGCTCAAATAGGTTTATTTAA
- a CDS encoding CoA-disulfide reductase, whose amino-acid sequence MKIIIIGGTSAGTSAAAKAKRLNKNLDITIYEKTNIVSFGACGLPYFIGGFFDNPNTMISRTQEEFKKTGISVKTNHEVIKVDAKSNTITIKNQKTGSILNNTYDKLMIATGAKPIIPAINNINLENFYTLRNLEDGQKLKNLMDNEEIKNIVIIGAGYIGIEMIEAAKNKRKNVRLIQLDKYILIDSFDEEIVKIMEEELIEKGVDLHTSEFVKSLIGEKKVEGVVTNKNTYQADVVILATGIKPATEFLENQLKTNINGAIIVNEYGETSIKNIFSAGDCATIYNIVSKKNEYIPLATTANKLGRIVGENLAGNHISFKGTLGSASIKILSLEAARTGITENDAKKLQIKYKTIFVKDKNHTNYYPGQEDLYIKLIYEENTKVILGAQAIGKNGAVIRIHALSIAIYSKLTTKELGMMDLSYSPPFSRTWDILNIAGNAAK is encoded by the coding sequence ATGAAAATAATAATTATTGGGGGCACATCAGCAGGAACTAGTGCCGCAGCTAAAGCAAAACGCTTAAACAAAAACCTAGATATTACTATCTATGAAAAAACAAATATTGTATCCTTTGGAGCTTGTGGTCTGCCTTACTTTATAGGGGGATTTTTTGACAATCCAAACACAATGATCTCAAGAACACAAGAAGAATTCAAAAAAACTGGAATCTCTGTTAAAACTAACCACGAAGTCATCAAAGTAGATGCAAAAAGTAATACAATTACAATAAAAAATCAAAAAACAGGAAGCATTCTTAACAATACTTACGACAAACTAATGATAGCAACTGGTGCAAAACCTATTATCCCAGCAATAAATAATATCAATCTAGAAAATTTTTATACACTTAGAAATTTAGAAGACGGTCAAAAACTAAAAAATTTAATGGATAATGAAGAGATTAAAAATATAGTGATAATTGGTGCTGGATACATTGGAATTGAAATGATAGAAGCAGCAAAAAATAAAAGAAAAAATGTAAGATTAATTCAACTAGACAAATACATCCTAATAGATTCCTTTGACGAAGAAATAGTTAAAATAATGGAAGAAGAACTGATAGAAAAAGGAGTTGATCTTCATACAAGTGAATTTGTAAAAAGCTTAATAGGAGAAAAAAAGGTAGAAGGGGTGGTAACAAACAAAAATACTTATCAAGCTGACGTTGTCATACTTGCTACTGGAATAAAACCCGCTACTGAATTTTTAGAAAATCAACTTAAAACTAATATAAATGGAGCAATAATTGTAAATGAGTATGGCGAAACTAGCATTAAAAATATTTTTTCTGCAGGAGATTGTGCAACTATTTATAATATAGTAAGCAAAAAAAATGAATACATACCCCTAGCAACAACAGCTAACAAGCTTGGTAGAATAGTCGGTGAAAATTTAGCCGGAAATCATATTTCATTTAAAGGGACATTGGGCTCAGCTTCAATTAAAATACTATCTCTGGAAGCTGCAAGAACAGGGATTACAGAAAACGATGCAAAAAAGCTTCAAATAAAATATAAAACGATTTTTGTAAAGGATAAAAATCATACAAATTATTATCCAGGGCAAGAAGATCTTTATATTAAATTAATTTATGAAGAAAATACCAAAGTAATCCTTGGGGCACAAGCAATAGGAAAAAATGGAGCTGTAATAAGAATTCATGCTTTATCAATTGCAATCTATTCAAAACTTACAACAAAAGAATTGGGAATGATGGACCTCTCATATTCTCCACCATTCTCAAGAACCTGGGACATATTAAATATTGCTGGAAATGCTGCCAAATAG
- a CDS encoding penicillin-binding protein 1A, with translation MKLNSLNLKKINKHKLLIYLTYFTVSFSIITLSLAISKTINIQKDKNFGYINPAVPSRLLDINGKQITQFISDENRELMPLRKMPDNLINTLLIREDIGFFSHRGFSLIGIFRAAFNIVLGRYFSGGSTLTQQLAKLLYTNQARRSILRKLNEIWWAIQLEKKLSKYEILEKYLNKVYFGNGNYGIVAASKFFFGKSVNKINTAESVMMIIQLPNAKLYSPLYNPEFSKKIQRAVLNQVVSNGIVKAEIAEKEFNEYWQNYDWTRMADTSAISNKKDQAPYFSEYIRQKILKYLPDGANIYKDGYSIYSTLDLEAQKYADKVTNDMINKARTMHNLNRSSETIIINSEIVPVVDAISDLLGIKNLRINGRQYKKLRKRKFYEDNIDLIASFGAILGIDKIDTATKEYIIKNKLTPKLVAQPEGAMIAIDTTSGAIRAMVGGSGHAKDNEFNRATQAKVQPGSAFKTLYFAAAIDLKKITAATMFSDSPVAFLNKNGEIYAPGNYGGKWRGNVLTRQALALSLNIPALRILDKLGFDSAINYSSKLLGITDPKEIEKTFPKVYPLALGVISVSPIQMARAFAILGNSGNEIEPYGIRYIEDRTGRIIANEEASILAKIKNKEHQAQIVSPQAAYIITDMMKSTIQYGTLANQRYTNLKNFKSDIAGKSGTTQNWADGWAIGYSPYITTAFWVGFDKKGYSLGISGTGTGLAGPSWGEFMAEYHKNLPKKVFVKPAGIISIPVQAETGLLPEEIADEKIINELFISGTQPIEKSKYYENKLEFKNTIEFNIYGIDDINNNDEINFDTPEFEYLDNNLESLNNNNVLENINNNENKNEDEIEMNTQEPLNKIENKNSQQDLINNNNGDEMLIENTKEIKDSVIVNEKNTIEIQSIKELNLNNNENENENGEINNKDVNGEDIQLD, from the coding sequence ATGAAATTAAATAGCCTTAATTTGAAAAAAATAAATAAGCATAAACTACTTATTTATTTAACATATTTCACAGTTAGCTTTTCTATTATCACGCTGTCATTAGCAATATCTAAGACTATAAACATACAAAAAGATAAAAATTTTGGATATATAAACCCGGCAGTTCCTTCAAGACTTTTAGATATTAATGGGAAACAAATAACTCAATTTATATCTGACGAGAATAGAGAATTAATGCCCTTGAGAAAAATGCCTGACAATTTAATTAATACACTTTTAATACGAGAAGATATTGGTTTTTTTTCTCATCGGGGTTTTTCCTTGATAGGAATATTTAGAGCCGCATTTAATATTGTTCTTGGTAGATATTTCTCAGGCGGCAGTACATTAACCCAACAACTTGCAAAGCTTCTCTACACAAATCAAGCAAGAAGATCTATTTTGAGAAAATTGAATGAAATATGGTGGGCAATCCAACTTGAAAAAAAACTCTCAAAATACGAAATACTAGAGAAATACCTTAATAAAGTTTATTTTGGAAACGGTAACTATGGAATAGTTGCCGCATCAAAATTCTTTTTTGGTAAAAGCGTAAATAAAATCAATACAGCAGAATCCGTGATGATGATAATCCAACTCCCAAATGCAAAACTTTATTCACCTCTTTACAATCCAGAATTCTCAAAAAAAATACAACGTGCGGTTTTAAACCAAGTTGTATCAAATGGAATAGTAAAAGCCGAAATTGCCGAAAAAGAATTTAATGAATATTGGCAAAATTATGATTGGACTAGAATGGCTGATACATCTGCAATTTCAAATAAAAAAGACCAAGCTCCTTATTTCTCTGAGTACATAAGACAAAAAATACTAAAATATTTACCAGACGGTGCGAACATATATAAAGACGGGTACTCAATATATTCAACTCTTGACCTTGAAGCACAAAAATATGCAGATAAAGTTACAAACGATATGATTAATAAAGCAAGAACAATGCACAATTTAAACAGATCATCTGAAACAATAATTATTAATTCAGAAATTGTCCCTGTAGTAGATGCAATATCAGATTTATTAGGAATTAAAAATTTAAGAATAAATGGAAGGCAATATAAAAAACTGAGAAAAAGAAAATTTTACGAAGACAATATTGATCTAATTGCAAGCTTTGGAGCTATACTTGGAATTGATAAAATAGATACAGCAACAAAAGAATATATTATCAAAAATAAATTAACACCAAAACTCGTTGCACAGCCTGAAGGAGCAATGATAGCAATAGATACAACAAGCGGAGCAATAAGAGCCATGGTTGGAGGCAGTGGACATGCTAAAGACAACGAATTTAATCGAGCTACACAAGCAAAAGTCCAACCTGGAAGCGCCTTTAAAACATTATATTTTGCAGCCGCAATTGATCTAAAAAAAATAACAGCTGCCACAATGTTTTCAGACTCTCCAGTAGCATTTTTAAATAAAAACGGAGAAATTTATGCTCCAGGAAATTATGGTGGTAAGTGGAGGGGCAACGTTTTAACACGTCAAGCATTGGCCTTGTCTTTAAATATTCCAGCATTAAGAATATTAGATAAACTGGGCTTTGACTCTGCAATTAACTACTCTTCAAAACTACTAGGAATAACAGATCCAAAAGAAATAGAAAAAACATTTCCCAAAGTTTATCCGCTAGCACTCGGCGTAATATCGGTTTCTCCAATCCAAATGGCAAGAGCCTTTGCAATTTTGGGAAATAGTGGTAACGAAATCGAACCTTATGGAATAAGATACATTGAAGACAGAACTGGAAGAATAATAGCAAATGAAGAAGCAAGCATATTGGCTAAAATAAAAAACAAAGAACATCAAGCTCAAATAGTGTCTCCTCAAGCTGCCTATATCATCACAGATATGATGAAATCAACAATTCAATACGGAACCTTAGCAAATCAAAGATACACAAATCTTAAAAATTTTAAATCTGACATTGCTGGAAAATCGGGAACAACACAAAATTGGGCAGACGGATGGGCAATAGGATACTCTCCTTATATAACAACAGCATTTTGGGTTGGCTTTGACAAAAAAGGTTATTCACTAGGAATATCTGGAACAGGAACAGGATTAGCAGGACCTAGTTGGGGAGAATTTATGGCAGAATATCACAAAAACTTACCTAAAAAAGTTTTTGTAAAACCCGCAGGAATAATTAGTATCCCTGTACAAGCAGAAACAGGGCTATTGCCAGAAGAAATTGCTGATGAGAAAATAATAAATGAACTGTTTATTTCTGGCACCCAGCCAATTGAAAAATCAAAATACTATGAAAATAAACTAGAATTTAAAAATACAATAGAATTTAACATATATGGAATTGATGACATTAATAATAACGATGAAATAAATTTTGATACTCCTGAATTTGAATACCTTGATAATAATCTTGAAAGCCTAAACAATAATAATGTTCTTGAGAACATTAACAATAATGAAAATAAAAACGAAGATGAAATAGAAATGAACACTCAAGAGCCCTTAAATAAAATAGAAAATAAAAATTCACAACAAGATTTAATAAATAACAACAATGGTGATGAAATGCTTATTGAAAATACTAAAGAAATTAAAGACTCGGTTATTGTTAATGAAAAAAACACAATAGAAATACAAAGCATAAAAGAATTAAATTTAAACAATAATGAAAATGAGAATGAAAATGGGGAAATTAACAATAAAGACGTCAACGGAGAAGATATTCAATTGGATTAA
- a CDS encoding ParB N-terminal domain-containing protein: MLIDIDQIKIKKRIRKNIGDIENLKNSIIKHGLIYPIIIDKNKNLIAGFRRYQALKEIGYKEVEVKVISIENKKTLLEIELDENNVRKSFTKSEANEGEAYLKIYSENNTIIRFLKFIILKIKNMWKRKK; the protein is encoded by the coding sequence ATGTTAATAGATATCGATCAAATAAAAATAAAAAAAAGAATTAGAAAAAATATAGGAGACATTGAAAACCTTAAAAACAGTATTATAAAACATGGATTAATTTATCCAATAATAATAGATAAAAATAAAAATTTGATAGCAGGATTTAGAAGATATCAAGCATTAAAAGAAATAGGCTATAAAGAAGTTGAGGTAAAGGTAATCTCAATTGAAAATAAAAAAACTTTACTTGAAATTGAACTTGATGAGAATAATGTTAGAAAATCATTTACAAAAAGTGAAGCAAACGAAGGTGAAGCTTACTTAAAAATTTATTCTGAAAATAATACAATAATAAGATTTCTTAAATTTATTATATTAAAAATTAAAAACATGTGGAAAAGAAAAAAATAG
- a CDS encoding L-cystine transporter, with protein MDKISILYTLINIITMLILIRIVYFCKRKNISFTKRVFISLGLGIVFGMAIQYFYGANSSITNETINWINILGDGYVRLLKMIITPLIITSIISAIIKLTNSKDAGKMSLFVILTLIFTAGIAAIIGISTALILGLTAEGLQAGTSEILQGEKLQKGLEILNQTPITKKITELIPQNIFEDLAGLRKNSTIGVVIFSAIIGIAALKTSVKKPESIEFFKKIILTFQDTILGIVTLILKLTPYAILALMTKITATSEITSIIKLGEFVIASYIAIGFTFLMHMSLIAINKLNPITFIKKISPALTFAFISRSSAATIPINIEIQTKNLGVSEGIANLSSSFGTSIGQNGCSALHPSMLAVMLAPTQGINPTDTLFILTLLGLIIITSFGAAGAGGGATTASLMVLSAMNFPVGLVGLVISVEPLIDMGRTAVNVSGSMVAGVISAKQLKQFNHNIYNEKELITK; from the coding sequence ATGGATAAGATAAGTATATTATATACATTAATCAACATTATAACTATGCTTATTCTAATAAGAATAGTTTATTTTTGTAAAAGAAAAAATATCTCTTTTACAAAAAGAGTGTTTATATCGTTAGGACTAGGAATAGTATTTGGAATGGCTATCCAATATTTTTATGGCGCAAATTCATCTATAACAAACGAAACTATTAATTGGATAAATATTTTAGGTGATGGATACGTAAGACTTCTTAAAATGATTATAACCCCTTTAATAATAACATCAATAATCTCTGCAATAATAAAATTAACCAACAGCAAAGATGCTGGAAAAATGAGCCTATTTGTAATATTAACACTGATATTTACAGCAGGCATTGCTGCTATCATTGGCATTTCCACTGCTTTAATATTAGGATTAACAGCAGAAGGACTGCAAGCAGGAACCAGCGAAATTTTACAAGGTGAAAAATTACAAAAAGGCCTTGAAATATTAAATCAAACACCAATCACAAAAAAAATTACAGAACTTATTCCACAAAATATATTTGAAGATTTAGCAGGACTTAGAAAAAACTCAACAATCGGAGTTGTAATATTCTCAGCTATCATAGGAATAGCCGCACTTAAAACATCTGTTAAAAAGCCAGAATCAATAGAATTTTTTAAAAAAATAATATTAACATTTCAAGACACAATATTAGGAATAGTAACTTTAATTTTAAAACTAACACCTTATGCTATATTAGCTTTAATGACAAAAATTACAGCAACCAGCGAAATTACAAGCATAATAAAGCTTGGGGAATTTGTAATTGCTTCTTACATTGCCATAGGTTTTACATTTCTTATGCATATGTCATTAATTGCAATAAACAAATTAAACCCAATTACTTTTATAAAAAAAATATCTCCAGCACTAACATTTGCATTCATATCTAGATCTAGTGCTGCAACCATACCTATTAACATAGAAATTCAAACTAAAAACCTAGGGGTAAGCGAAGGAATAGCAAATTTATCAAGCTCTTTTGGAACATCAATTGGGCAAAATGGTTGCTCAGCACTGCACCCCTCTATGCTTGCAGTAATGCTAGCACCAACTCAAGGAATCAACCCTACAGATACTTTATTTATACTCACACTTCTTGGATTAATAATAATAACTTCATTTGGAGCTGCTGGCGCTGGCGGAGGCGCCACAACAGCTTCATTAATGGTACTCTCAGCAATGAACTTTCCAGTAGGATTGGTTGGACTTGTAATATCTGTTGAACCTTTAATTGACATGGGAAGAACAGCTGTTAATGTAAGCGGCTCAATGGTTGCCGGTGTTATATCTGCAAAACAACTTAAACAATTTAACCACAATATATACAACGAAAAAGAGCTTATAACTAAATAA
- a CDS encoding glucose-6-phosphate isomerase — translation MINYKNLNELENFKILERIDPEVLKTALTGKRIKEYDITIEGDSVHYNYASKQINENHLKIFQNLSDEANLIEKYKEILNGEKINISENRKVLHHLTRGQIGKDVIEDNKENMREFFQSELEKIYNFAKQIHSGNIKSANGKKFKNVVQIGIGGSSLGPKALYSSIKNYAKKHNLALMDGYFISNIDPDESEEVLNNINIDETLFIIVSKSGNTLETKANMQFLINKLKLNGIKDYKKQMVIITLKDSMLALEEKGYLEYFFMHDSIGGRFSPTSAVGLALLTLCFTEKIVKEILKGAHKADKKSLNKNVKDNASLLAALISIYERNVLNYSSNCIIAYSKAMENFYLHLQQLEMESNGKSVNRFNETINYKTVRIIWGGIGTDVQHSFFQMLHQGTDIVPMDFIGFNETQLKEDVISDNSSSNDKLKANLIAQIIAFSKGKENSNKNKNFKGERPSALIYSKELTPYTIGSILSHYENKVMFEGFLLNINSFDQEGVQLGKILANQILKNDIFEDEIVGSYSKKILKQD, via the coding sequence ATGATAAATTACAAAAATCTTAATGAACTTGAAAACTTTAAAATCCTTGAAAGGATTGATCCAGAGGTGTTAAAAACTGCATTAACTGGAAAAAGAATAAAAGAGTACGACATTACAATAGAAGGAGACAGTGTACATTATAATTATGCTTCAAAACAAATTAATGAAAACCACCTTAAAATTTTTCAAAATTTAAGCGATGAAGCAAATTTAATAGAAAAATATAAAGAAATACTTAATGGAGAAAAGATTAATATTAGTGAAAATAGAAAAGTCCTACATCACCTTACAAGAGGGCAAATTGGTAAAGACGTAATAGAAGACAATAAAGAAAATATGCGGGAGTTTTTCCAATCAGAACTTGAAAAGATATATAATTTTGCAAAGCAAATCCATTCTGGGAATATTAAAAGTGCAAATGGTAAAAAATTTAAAAACGTAGTTCAAATAGGAATTGGTGGATCCAGCCTAGGACCAAAAGCTCTCTACAGCTCAATAAAAAATTATGCAAAAAAACACAATCTGGCCTTAATGGATGGTTACTTTATTTCAAACATCGATCCAGACGAATCAGAAGAAGTGTTAAATAACATTAATATTGATGAAACTCTTTTTATTATTGTCTCAAAAAGCGGAAATACATTAGAAACCAAGGCTAATATGCAATTCTTAATAAACAAATTGAAATTAAATGGTATAAAAGACTATAAAAAACAAATGGTCATTATAACATTAAAAGACAGCATGTTAGCACTAGAGGAAAAAGGGTATCTTGAATATTTCTTTATGCATGATTCAATAGGTGGAAGATTTTCTCCAACATCAGCAGTTGGGCTTGCGCTACTTACCCTTTGCTTCACAGAAAAAATTGTAAAAGAAATTTTAAAAGGAGCCCATAAGGCTGACAAAAAATCATTAAATAAAAACGTAAAAGACAATGCATCTCTTTTAGCAGCACTAATTAGTATATACGAAAGAAATGTTCTCAACTACAGTAGCAATTGCATAATTGCTTATTCTAAGGCAATGGAAAATTTTTATCTTCACTTACAACAACTTGAAATGGAAAGCAATGGTAAAAGTGTAAACAGATTTAACGAAACAATAAACTACAAAACTGTAAGAATAATTTGGGGGGGTATTGGAACGGATGTTCAGCACTCATTCTTTCAAATGCTTCATCAAGGAACAGATATAGTTCCAATGGATTTCATAGGTTTTAATGAAACACAGCTTAAAGAAGATGTAATCTCCGATAACAGCTCAAGCAATGATAAATTAAAAGCAAATTTAATAGCCCAAATAATAGCATTCTCAAAAGGCAAAGAAAATAGTAACAAAAATAAAAATTTTAAAGGTGAGAGACCTTCTGCACTAATATATTCAAAAGAATTAACACCTTATACAATAGGATCAATACTATCCCATTATGAAAATAAAGTAATGTTTGAGGGATTTTTATTAAACATAAATTCATTCGACCAAGAAGGAGTTCAGCTAGGAAAAATTCTTGCAAATCAAATTTTAAAAAATGATATTTTTGAAGATGAAATAGTAGGATCTTATTCTAAAAAAATATTAAAGCAAGATTAA